The window CTGATGGCGGCACGCGGAAGGTTTCTGACCGTGTTCGACGCGGAGGATCGCCCCGAGCCGGACCAGCTGCGCCGCGCGCTCGACGCCTTCGGCACAAGTCCCGAGACGGTCGCCTGCGTTCAGGCGCGCCTCGCCATCGACAACCATGGAGACGGGTGGCTCGCCCGGCAGTTCCGCATCGAGTACGCCGCGCTGTTCGACGTTGTCGTCCCCGCGCTCGCGGCCCTCGATCTTCCGATCCCGCTCGGCGGAACATCGAACCACTTCCGGACCGCGGCGCTGCGCACCGTCGGCGGGTGGGACGCGGGAAACGTCACCGAAGACGCCGATCTCGGCCTCAGGCTCGCCCGCCGCGGCTGGTCGACGCGCGCGGTCGATTCCGTCACCTGGGAGGAGGCCCCGGCCACGCCCGGACTTTGGATCCGCCAGCGCACGCGCTGGATGAAGGGCTACATGGTGACCGCCGTCGTGCACGGCCGGCGGTCGGGCGACCTCGTGCGGCGGCTTGGGGTCCGCAGGTTCGTCGCCGCCCATCTGGTGGTCGGCGGCGTGGCGGCGACGGCGCTGGCCTATCCCGCGGTGGTCGTAGGCCTCCTGGTCGCCCTCTGCACGGGCGCTCTGCTCGCGCCGTCCGCCTCATTGGCGGAGCAGACGCTCGCCACCTTCCACGTCACAAACCTCCTCGCCGGCTACGCCGTGGGGCTCGCCTGCGGCTGGATCGGCGTGGACCGCCGCGGGCCCTCGTCGCTCGCCGTGGACCTGCTGACGATGCCGTTCTACTGGCTGCTCGTCGGCGTCGCGGCGTGGCGCGCGCTCGGGCAGATCGTGTTCGACAGCGCCACGCATTGGGAGAAGACGGCGCACGGCCTGTCCTCCCGCCGCGCCTCCGGGGCTCAGAGGTAGCGTTTGAGCTCGGCCGCCACCTCGTCGGGGGCGCGCTTGAGGTTCAGCGGCTGCACGAAGGCGCCGTTGCGGTCCATCAGGTAGACGATCGCCGTGTGGTCCATCGTGTAGTCCCCGCCGGCGAGGGGCGCCTTCTTGGCGTAGGCCTTGAACGCCTTCACCGTGGCGTCGACCTGCTCCTGCGACCCGGTAAGGCCGACGATCCGTGGCGAGAAGCTCGCTAGATAGGCCTTCATCTCCGCGGGGGTGTCGCGCGCGGGGTCGACGGTGACGAAGGCGGCGCGGATCTTGTCCTTGTCGCCGCCCAGCGCTTCGAAGGCCTGCGTGATGTCGGACAGCGCGGTCGGGCACACGTCAGGGCAGTGGGTGAAGCCGAAGAACACGACGTAGGGCTGACCCTTGAACGCGGCCTCCGTCACCGGCGCCCCGTCCTGGTCGACCAGCGCGAAGGGGCCGCCGACGCTCGAGCTTTGCGTCGCGGTGGCGCCGCCGCCCGAGGTGAGGTGCACCAGCGTGACGCCGAGGCCGGCCGCGCCGAGCGCGAAGACCACCGCGCCCGCAAAAAACGCCATACGGGGGGACATGCGCGAACTCCGTTCAGAAACAGGTCATGACGGCGGCGAAGGCGTTCGCCAGGAACACCGCGCCGCTCTCCGCCGCCCAGAGCGCGACGCCGGCCGCGACCATCGCCGCGAGGCCGAGCGCGGTCATGACCCCGGCCGCGCTCGGCCGCTTTCGGCTTTGGTCACGGGTGAGCCCGGTTCCGGCCATGGCCGCCTTCGCTTCAGCGGCGTCCAATGCGCCGCATGCGGATCGTTTACTCCCTGCGCGGAACGGCGTCGACGGCCGCGCCGACGCACCCCGATCACGACGTCGCGTCCAGGGCGGAGCCTTGGGAAACCGGCTTGTCGCCCGCGCGCCGTCAGCTTATGGTCCGCCCGACGCGGGCGTAGTTCAATGGTAGAACGGCAGCTTCCCAAGCTGCATACGAGGGTTCGATTCCCTTCGCCCGCTCCAAGATTCTTTTTATTTGCAGCTGCTTGCCCGCTGTCGGCTTGGCCGACGAGCACCGTCAGCGCACGATAAGCACGATCACCAGCGGATGGCTGATGAGCGCGGGATTAGCCTTCAAGGGATAGCCGTTCGCCTTCATCGCCGCCTTCATCGAGGCGTTCAACGCCTGCATCCGGGCCGAATGCCTCAACGCAAGCTGGTTCCTGTCGCTACCCGACGCCCGTGACCGGATCGAAGCCTGGAGGATCGACTACAACACCGAACGACCCCACTCGGCCTTGGGCCACTTGACGCCCAACGCCTTCGCTCACCAAGCTCAATACGCCCGAAAGGTCGCATCCTGCCCGGACCAGAGTGCGGGGCGAGACCAACATGGCCAAAAGCCATACCTCGGGGAGCGCCACGTCTCAGGGGGCGGGCCAGCGCTGTCGGCAAAGCCCGGCGCGCAAATGAATGACGCGTTCGCGGGCTTGGAAGTTGGTAAAGTCATGCGTCAGGACATAGGGGATTCGCACGCATGACGCGACGGGCCGGCAGCGCGGACCTCCCCTTGCACGGCGGCCGCGTCCCGGCGTGGCTCGGCCAGCGCATGACGCAGCTCGGCGTCGTCATCACCGAAGCGATCGTCCACCACTACGGCCGCGACGAGTTTCTGCGGCGGCTGTCTCACCCCTTCTGGTTTCAGTCCTTCGGCTCGGTCATGGGCATGGACTGGCATTCATCCGGCGTCACCACGAGCGTCGTGGGCGCCTTGAAGCGCGGATTGACCCCGCTCGCCGGCGAGCTGGGCCTCCACGTCTGCGGCGGCCGGGGAAAGCAGTCGCGGCTCACGCCGGGCGAACTCATCGCCGTCGGCGCGCGCGTCGGTTTCGACGCGACGGCGCTCGCCGCGACCAGTCGGCTGATCGCCAAGGTCGACAGCGCGGCCGTCCAGGACGGCTTCGATCTCTACCTGCACAGCTTCATCGTGACGGACGACGGCCGGTGGACGGTCGTGCAGCAGGGCATGAACGGAGATCTGCGACAGGCCCGCCGGTACCACTGGCTATCGGAGGGCCTGACGAGCTTCATCGACGACCCGCATTCCGCGATCGACGGCGAAACCGGAGGCGCGATCGTCAACCTCGCCGACCGCCGCGCCGCCGCCTCGCGCGACGCGCAGCTCGATCTGCTGAGGACGACGTCCCCCGACAGGATCGCAGCCGAAGCCTTGGCGCTCGAGCCTCGCGCGGAGACGCCCGTCACGGCGACCGACCAGTTGACGTTGCCGCATCTGGCCTTGCCGGAGCGCCACGAGGTGCGCGCCGGGGACGTGATCGCTCGCCGCCTCCAGGGCGCGATCGCCGCTGCGGCGGAGAGAGGCCCCGAGGATTTCGCCGACGTGCTGGCGACGCCCGGCGTCGGAGCGCGCACGGTCCGGGCGCTCGCGCTGGTGGCGGAGGTGGTGCACGGCGCGCCTTGCCGGTTCAGCGATCCCGCGCGCTTTTCCTTCGCGCACGGCGGAAAGGATCGCCATCCGTTCCCAGTGCCGACCCGCGTCTACGACGAGACCATCCGCGTCCTGAAGGCGGCCGTCTCCAACGCCAGGCTCGGTCGAGACGAGCGGCTCGAAGCGTTGGCGCGGCTCGATCGGGAATCGCGGCGGCTCGAGGCCGTCGTGGAAGGCCCGTCGGTCGACGACGTGCTGCGGGACGAACGGAGCCTGTCGCATGCCTATGGCGGCCGGAGCACCTTCGGCTGGGAGCCCGAACCCGCGGATCAAGCGTGCGCGGTGGGATCAACGATCACAGGCGGCGGGCCGCGGTCCTAGGTCCGGATATCACCTGCAAGTCCGCAGATCGGCATGACGACGGACCTCCGCCGCCGGACAGCCGCCTGCGAAACCGCCCAACAGAAAGGCCCGCTCCGAGAGAGCGAGCCCTTCAGATCGAGACCTGGGAGGGAGCCTTACTGGGTCGCGACTTCGTAGGCGATCGCCGACGAAGCAATGGACGAGCCCCACACGACGAGCGCCGTGCTGGTTCCCATCGACGGCACCGCCAACAGCGCGCCGACGCCCGCCACGGCGAATCCGATGGCGGCTCCATAAATGGCGTCGTCGCTGACGCCTCCGCCAACGAGATTGAGTTCTTCTGCCGTCAATTCGCGCATCATCGCTATCCTCTCGTTGTGGATGGTCGAGGCGCCGACCATCCAGTTGCCAAGGGATCACATCACGATAGGGCGCCTCGGGCAACCCGAGACCTCCCAACCGGGCAGGAGGTAAGCCGGCTTTGCGCCTGATCGGACGCCGGCGGCCGCATCGTGCCGCGAGGCTTCGACACGACCCAGTGAGGCCAGTCAGCGGTCGCGGACGGCCGCGACCGCGTCGTAGCGACGGCCGACATAGATCAGCCCCTCGCTCGAGTCTCCAAGCCTGACGCCGACGACCTCGCAGAACAGCACCGCGTGGGTGCCGACCTCGACGACGCGCGAAATCAGGCAGTCGAACGAGGCGAGGGCGCCCTCGAGCGTCGGCGCGCCGCTCGCGCCTGTCGACCAGGTAGCGGCCGCGAACCGCTCCTCGGCGGAGGTGCGTCCGCCGAAGAGGTTCGACAAGGCGACGTGCTCCGGCGCCAACGTGTTGACGCAGAGCGCGCCGTTCGCCTGGAACGCCTCGCCGACGGAGCTGTCGCGCTTGACGCAGACCAGCAGCGTCGGCGGGGCGTCGGTCACGCTGCAGACGGCGGTCGCCGTGAAGCCGGCGCGGCCGGCCGGACCATCGGTCGTCACGACGTTGACCGCCGCCGCGACCGTCGCCATCGCGTCGCGATAGCGCTCCCTGGCGATGGGGGCCGCGCAGGCGAGATCCGCTGCGTCGTCCATCGCGGCTCCCCTCTCGGTCCTCAAAAGTCGAGCAGGTTGTCGCGCAGCTTCTCATGCGCGTAGGCCGTGCGCGCGAGCCCGCGCTTCTGGAGCGCCGGCACGAGTCCGTCGGTCACCTCGGTGATGAAGCGGCGGCTGACGCGCAGCACCGGCGTCGTGATCAGGAAGCCGTCGCCGCCGACGTCGGCCATCACCTCGCCCATGCGGTCGGCGACCGTGTCGGGCGTCCCGACCAACTCCACGGACGACACCAGCCCGCCGCCTCCGGCGACCACCAGCTCCTTCAGCGTCTTGCCGCCGCCCCACTGCTGGAACTTGTCGAGCGTGCCGGACTCGCCGTTGGTGACGAGCTTTTCCGGCAGCGGCTTGTCGAGATCGTATTGCGCGAAGTCGATCTCGGTGATGGCGGACAGCGAGGCCAACGTGTCGACGATGAAATGCGGCGAGTTCAGCATGCGCTCGTGCTTCGCCCGAGCTTCGGCGTCGGTCTCGCCAAGCGTCGGGGTTACGCAGAACATCACCTTGATCGAGTCCGGGTCGCGTCCGAACCTTTCGGCGCGGGCGCGGATATCCTCGCGGAACTTCCGCATCTCCTCGACGCCGCTCGCGACCGAGACGATCGAGTCCGCATGGGTCGCGGCGAAGTCGCGGCCCTTCGGCGAGGCGCCAGCCTGCACGTAGATCGGGCGGCCCTGGGGCGACGGCACCGTGTTGAGCGGGCCGCGGACCTTGTAGTACTTGCCCTCGAAATCGATGGGACGGACCTTGGTTTCGTCGGCGTAGATCCCGGCGTCGCGATCGAGCACGACGGCGTCCGGATCCCAGCTTTCGAACAGCTTGCCCATCACCTCCATGTACTCGTCCGCCATCTCGTAGCGCTGGTCGCGCGGCGGCAGACGATCCATGCCGAAGTTCTTCGCCATCAGGTCTTCGGCGGAGGTGACCACGTTCCAGCCGAACCGGCCGTTGGTCAGGCTGTCGATGGTGGAGCAGAGGCGCGCCATGAGGAACGGCGGATAGGCCATCGTCGACATGGTGGCGATCACGCCGAGGCGCCGCGTCGCCATGCCCATCGCCACCGCGAGTGGGGCAGGATCGTGCTTCGGCACCATCATGCCGTGGTTCAGCGAGGCCTTGGCGGAGCCGCCATAGGTCTGCGGCACCATCAGCTTGTCCTCGATCATGATGTAGTCGAAGCACGCGCGCTCCAGCGACCGCGCCATTTCGACATAGAACTGGCCGTCCCACGGCCGCCCGCCCTGCCCGAAGGGCTCGCGCCACTCGTCCGGCGTGAAGTTCATGAACCAACCGAGGTGGAAGCGCTTGTCGGCCATGGGTCAGTCCTTCTCAAGGGCGCAGCGCGTCGTCGCATGGGCGCGCGTCGGGTGTGGACACGCGCCTCGGACGCGGAGGCCGTTCCCTACAGCGATACGCTCCGCGCAGAACGCGCTGGATCCGATCTCCATCGCGTCCCCAACCAACGCGCCGCGCTCGACGACGCTATTAAACACGTGTTTAATATGACCCATGAGACCGTCGATGTGCAGCGCAAAAGCTAGGCGCCTTTGTCGGACCGAAAGGGCTGAGTCCCGTGGGAGGCGCCTGTGACGAAGGCACCGATTGCGCGCGGGGCGCCCAGCCCGTCAGGCGGTTCTTCGTCCAAGACTCGGCGGCGGCTTGCGCCGGCGCTGCGGACCGAACTGATCCTCGACGAAGCGCTCAGGCTGTTCGCGGAGCGGCATTATTCAAACGTCACGATGCGCGACATCGCCGCTGCGTGCGGCATCAACCCTGCGCTGATCTACCACTATTTCGAGAGCAAGGAGGACCTGTTCCGGCGCGCCCTCGGATACGCGATCGAGCAGCTGCGCGGCGGTTACGCGGCCGGGCGCGCGACGGCCGCCGACCCTCGTTCGGAGATCTTCTCGTGGCTCGATCTGCATGTGTCGATCGCGCCCACGGTCGCTCGGATGACGCAGCTGATGTCCGACCACTCCGCGTCCAGCGAGGACAGGACGGGCGCCGGAACGCTGATCGCGGACTTCTACGCCTTCGAGCAAGGCCTGCTCGAGGACTGCGTCGCCCGCGGAATCTCCGCGGGGCAGTTCAGGGAGGTCGACGTCGTCAAGACGGCCCGGACCATCAGCCTTCAGCTCGACGGGATCTTCTACGCGTCGTCGAGCCGCCGCGACGGCCGCATCGGGAGCGACATCGCCGACCTCCGCGAACTGGTCGCGACGCTGCTCGATGTTCCCCCGGCGACCTGACGCGCGGGCTCAGCGCCGCCGCCTGCGACGGCGCAGGACGTGGCGAATGATCAACAGCGCCCGGAACCGTCGCAGCACGTCGCGCGGCATGGCCACGCGCTCGTTGACGACGAGGCCCGTCACCTCCTGGCGCCCGCCGCGGCGCATCACCCGCGTCTTGTCGGGATGGACCACGGAGCCTTCGGCCGCGACGATCTCGTTCACGAATTTCAGCAGCGCGCTGACCTTGGCGGCGGCCTCGCCGGAGGCGGAGAGGGTCATGTCGTCGGCGTAGCGCGTGTCGACGAAGCCGAGCGAGGCGGCGAGGCCGCTGGGGCCGTGGGTCTGGGTTCAATCGGTAGCCAACTGGTTCCGAACCGCGCCATCACATGAGCGTTACAGCGTTCGGAACCACGTATTGATGATTTCTGCTCATAAGGGCATGCGGCTTCAAAGCCTTATCCTTGTTTAGATGAACTCTAGTTTGCTCTGGGCCTGACAAGCCGACGGGACGCGCCCGTTCACGGAGCACGGAGCATTTCATGGCACCGCCCAAAGAGCTGGAATTGTCCCGACGCGACGTGATGATCGCGGCCGCCGCAACGGCTGCGGCCGCTTCGGCGCCCGTCGCGGCCGGCGCGCAGACGGCGACGGCGGCGAGCCGGGCCCCGACCATGGCGGCGGTCGCGATGACCGTGAACGGACAGGCGAAGCGGCTCGACGTCGACACCCGCACAACCCTGCTCGACGTTCTCCGCGAGCGGCTCGAGATGACCGGCACCAAGAAGGGCTGCGACCACGGCCAGTGCGGCGCCTGCACGGTGATCGTCGACGGCCGGAGGATGAATTCCTGCCTGTCGCTCGCGGTGATGCACGAGGGCAGCGAGATCACGACGATCGAGGGTTTTGGCTCTCCCGACAACCTGCATCCGATGCAGGCCGCCTTCGTGAAGCACGACGGCTACCAGTGCGGCTACTGCACGCCGGGACAGATCTGCTCCGCGGTGTCGGTGCTGGAGGAGATCAAGGCGGGGATCCCGAGCCACGTCTCGGCGGATCTCACCGCCGCCTTCGAGCCGACCGCCGATGAAATCCGCGAGAGGATGAGCGGCAACATCTGCCGTTGCGGGGCTTACTCCAACATCGTCGACGCCATGACCGAAGTCGCCGGGAGGCGCGCATGAAAGCCTTCAGCTACGAGCGCGCGGGCTCGCCCGCCGAAGCCGCGGCCGCGGCCGAGCGGACCGAGGGCGCCAAGTTCATCGCCGGCGGCACCAACCTTCTCGATCTGATGAAGCTCGAGATCGAGACGCCGCAGCACCTAATCGACGTCAATGGATTGAAGCTCGACACGATCGAGCCGACCGGGGAGGGAGGGCTGCGCATCGGCGCGCTGGTCCGCAACACCGACCTCGCCGCCGACGCCCGGGTGCGCCGCGACTACGGACTGCTGTCGCGCGCGCTGCTCGCCGGGGCGTCCGGCCAGCTGCGCAACCGCGCCACGACCGCGGGCAACCTGCTCCAGCGCACCCGTTGCCCGTATTTTTACGACACCAACCAGCCCTGCAACAAGCGGTCGCCCGGGAGCGGCTGCTCTGCGATCGGCGGCTTCAGCCGCCAGCTCGCCGTCGTCGGCGTTAGCGACGCCTGCATCGCCACCAACCCGAGCGACATGGCCGTCGCTATGCGGGCGCTCGACGCGGTGGTGGAAACGGTCCGGGCCGACGGCGCGACGCGCGCCATCCCGATCGCCGAGTTCCACCGCTTGCCGGGCGACACGCCGCATGTCGAGACAACGCTCGAGAAGGGCGAACTGATCACCGCCGTGACGCTGCCGAAGCCGGCTGGCGGCACGCAGATCTACCGCAAGGTCCGCGATCGGGCGTCCTACGCTTTCGCTTTGGTCTCGGTCGCCGCCGTCGTCCAGCCGGACGGTTCCGGCCGCGTCGCCGTCGGCGGCGTGGCGCACAAGCCCTGGCGGGTCGAGGCGGCGGAGAAGGAGATGGGCCGGGGCGCGAAGGCTGTGAGCGACGGCCTGTTCGCCGACGCCAGGCCGACCCACGACAACGCGTTCAAGCTCACGCTCGCCCAGCGCACGCTCGACGCCGTCCTGACCGAAGCGAGGGGCTGATCCCATGAAGTTCGACACCCCCGCCACGACCAACCCGATCGACCAGATGAAGGTCGTGGGCAAGCCGTTCGACCGCATCGACGGTCCGCTGAAGGTGACCGGCCGCGCGCCCTACGCCTACGAGCGGCATGACCTCGGCGTGAAGGGCGCCGTCGGCTATGTGGTCGGCGCCGGCATCGCCAAGGGCCGCATCCGCTCGATGGACCTCGCCGCCGCCAAGCGCTCGCCCGGCGTCATCGCCGTCGTGACGGCCCAGACCGCCGGAACGCTCGGGCTTGGCAAGTTCAACACCGCGAAGTTGCTCGGCGGCCCCGAGATCCAGCACTATCACCAGGCCATCGCGCTGGTGGTGGCCGAGACTTTCGAGCAGGCGCGAGCCGCGGCCAATCTGGTCCGCGTCGACTATGCGCCGGAGAAGGGCGTGTTCGACCTGAAGGGCGCCAAGGAGAGCGCCGTCAGGCCGAAGACCGAGAAGCCGGACACGGCGACGGGAGACTTCGCCGCGGCGTTCGCGGCGGCGCCCGTAAAGTTCGACGAGAGCTACACGACCCCGGATCACGCCCACGCCATGCTCGAGCCGCACGCCACGACGGCCGTGTGGACCGACGACAAGCTGACCGTCTGGACCTCGAACCAGATGGTCGACTGGGGCGTCGCCGACATCGCCAAGACGCTCGGCGTGCCGAAGGACAGCGTCCGCGTCGTTTCCCCCTTCATCGGCGGCGGCTTCGGCGGAAAGCTGTTCGTGCGCGCCGATGCGATCCTTGCGGCGCTCGGCGCCAAGGCTGCAGGCCGGCCCGTCAAGGTGGCGCTGCCCCGCCCGATGATCTTCAACAACACGACGCACCGGCCGGCCACGCTGCAGCGCATCCAGATCGGCGCGGGCCGGGACGGCAAGATCACGGCGATCGGTCACGAGACCTGGTCCGGCAATCTGCCGGACGGAAAGCCCGAGGAGGCGATCAACCAGACGCGCCTGCTTTACGCCGGGGCGCATCGCTTCACCGCGACCCGACTCGCGACGCTGGACCTTCCCGAGGGCAACGCCATGCGGGCGCCCGGCGAGGCGCCGGGACTGATGGCGCTCGAGATCGCCATGGACGAGATGGCGGAGAAGCTCGGGATGGACCCGATCGAGTTCCGCGTCTTGAACGACACCCAGGTCGATCCCGAGGATCCCAAGCGACCGTTCTCGCAGCGCCGCCTCACCGACTGCTTCCGCACCGGCGCCGACAAGTTCGGCTGGTCGGCGCGCAAGGGGCCGGGCCAGACGCGGGATGGGCGTTGGTTGATCGGCATGGGGGTCGCGACCGCGTTCCGGGACAACGTGGTGATGAAGTCCGGCGCCCGCGTGCGGCTCGCCGCGAACGGCCGCGTCACCGTCGAGACCGACATGACCGACATCGGCACCGGCAGCTACACGATCATCGCGCAAACCGTGGCCGAGATGATGGGCGTTCCGCTTGACCATGTGACGGTGAACCTCGGCGACTCGCGCTTCCCGGCGTCGGCGGGCTCGGGCGGGCAATGGGGCGCAAACTGTTCGACGGCGGGCGTCTACGCCGCCTGCGTCAAGCTCCGCGAGGCGGTGGCGCGGCAGGTCGGGTTCGACCCGGCGGCGGCGGAGTTTACGGACGGCGAGATCCGGGCGGGCGGCAAGTCCGCGCCGCTTGGCCAGGCGGCGCAGGCGCGCGACATCGTCGTCGAGGACGCGATCGAGTTCGGCGATCTCGACAAGCGCTTCCAGCAGTCGACCTTCGGCGCGCACTTCGTCGAAGTGGGCGTCGACAGTGCGACGGGCGAGTCCCGCATCCGGCGGATGCTGGCGGTCTGCGCGGCGGGCCGCATTCTCAACCCGAAGTCCGCCCGCAGCCAGGTCATCGGCGCGATGACGATGGGCGCCGGGGCGGCCCTAATGGAGGAGCTCGCGGTCGACACGCGCTCGGGCTTCTTCGTGAACCACGACCTTGCGGGCTACGAGGTCCCAGTCCATGCCGACATCCCTCATCAGGAGGTCATCTTCCTCGACGAGACCGACCCGGTGTCGTCGCCCATGAAGGCCAAAGGCGTCGGCGAACTGGGGATCTGCGGCGTCGGCGCGGCGATCGCCAACGCGATCCACAACGCCACGGGCGTCCGCGTGCGCGACTACCCGATCACGCTCGACAAGGTGCTCGAACGGCTGCCGGAAGTGGGCTGAGTCACGACGGGAGCGTCACCGCGTCATCCGCGGTGACGCAGGGCTTCGGCCAGAACCGTGAAGGCGGGCGAGGCGTGGCGGCGGCTGGGATAATAGAGGTGATAGCCCGGAAACGGCGCGCACCAGTCGGCGAGCACGCGGACCAGGCGTCCTTCGCCGACATGGGGCTCGATCTGGTCGTCGGGCAGGTAAGACAGGCCGAGCCCGCACAGCGCGGCGTCCAGGCGCTGCGTCATGGTGTTGAACGTCAGCTGGCCCTCGACGCGGACCTTCACCTCCCGTCCGGCCTTCTCGAACTCCCATTGGTAGAGGTTGCCGAGCGTCGGTAGCCGGAGGTTCACGCAGCGGTGGGCGGTCAGGTCCTGCGGGACCTTCGGCTTGCCGTGCGCGGCGAAGTAACACGGCGAGCCCACCACCGCCATGCGCATGTCCGGGCCGATCCGCACCGCGATCATGTCCTTGGCGACGGCCTCGCCGAGCCTGATCCCCGCGTCGTAGCGCTCGGCCACGATGTCCACCAATCCATGGTCGGTGACGACCTCGACCTCGATGTCGGGATAGTCCGGCAGCAGCCGCTTCAAGGCGGGCCAGAGCACGGTCGAGACCGCGTGTTCCCCCGCCGTGATCCGGATCGCGCCTGCGGGCTTGTCGCGCATCTCGACCATCGCGGCGAGCTCGGCGTCGATCTCCTCGATCCGCGGGCCGACCGAACGCAGCAGCCGCTCCCCGGCTTCGGTGGGGGCGACGCTCCGGGTCGTGCGCGTGAGAAGACGAAGCTCCATGCGGGCCTCAAGGCCGCGGATGGTGTGGCTCAGCGCGGACTGGGACACGCCGAGCTTGGCGGCAGCCTTCGTGAAGCTTCGCTCGCGGGCGACCGCGAGGAACGCGATCACGTCGCGGATGTCGCCGCGGGAATTCATGATCAGCCCTCATCAGTCTATGTGGTTTATGAGGTCTAATCGATCTCCGCCGCATGCGCTAGATCGGGGCTCGCGACGCCTCACGGGGCGGGCGCGGGGCTGAACCGTCGGCCCGGGACCGACCGATTCAGCGCCATCCCAAGGCGGGAGCGACGTGCTGCAGAATGGCCTCGATCACATGGGCGTTGTACGCGACGCCCAGCTGGTTCGGGACGGTGAGCAGCAGCGTGTCGGCCTCCTGGATCGCCTCGTCCGCCTTCAACGCCGCCGCCAGCTTGTCGGGTTCGGCCGCGTAGGACCTGCCGAAGATCGCCCGCATGTCGTCGATCACCCCGATCTGGTCGTCGCCGTCGCTGCGACCGAAGTAAGCGCGGTCCTGTTCGTTCACGAGGGCGAAGATCGAACGCGAGACCGAGACGCGCGGGGTCCGTGCGTGGCCCGCGTCTTTCCAGGCGTCGCGATAGAGCCGGATCTGCTTGGCCTGCTGCACGTGGAACGGCTCCCCGCTCTCGTCCTTCTTCAAGGTCGAGCTTTGCAGGTTCATCCCGTGGTGTGCGGCCCAGAGGGCGGTGTCGTTGGACGCCGATCCCCACCAGATGCGGTCGCGCAAGCCTGCGGAGTGCGGTTCGATGCGCAGCAGCCCGGGCGGGTTCGGGAACATCGGGCGCGGGCTGGGCTGGGCGAAGCCCTCGCCCCGCAGCACGTTCAGGAAGACCTCGGCGTGACGCCGACCCATGTCGGCGTCGCTCTCGCCCTCGGCCGGCGCATAGCCGAAGTGTCGCCAGCCCTCGATCACCTGCTCGGGCGAGCCGCGGCTGATGCCAAGCTGCAACCGCCCGCCGGCGATGAGGTCGGCCGAGCCCGCGTCCTCGGCCATGTAGAGCGGGTTCTCATAGCGCATGTCGATGACGCCGGTGCCGATCTCGATGCGGCTCGTCTTCGCGCCGACGGCCGCGAGCAACGGAAACGGCGAGGCCAATTGGCGCGCGAAGTGATGCACCCGGAAATAGGCGCCATCCGCGCCAAGCTCCTCGGCCGCCACGGCGAGGTCGATCGACTGGAGCAGGGTGTCGCCCGCCGAGCGGGTCTGCGACTGGGCGGAGGGCGACCAATGGCCGAACGAAAGGAACCCGATCTTCTTCATGACGTCCACTCTACATGTGCTGTCGGCCGCCGACCCGTGCGGGCGGGGCGGCCGGTCGTCCTTTACCGAGGCGTATACCGACGCAAACGTGAGGCCG is drawn from Methylopila sp. 73B and contains these coding sequences:
- a CDS encoding xanthine dehydrogenase family protein subunit M, with product MKAFSYERAGSPAEAAAAAERTEGAKFIAGGTNLLDLMKLEIETPQHLIDVNGLKLDTIEPTGEGGLRIGALVRNTDLAADARVRRDYGLLSRALLAGASGQLRNRATTAGNLLQRTRCPYFYDTNQPCNKRSPGSGCSAIGGFSRQLAVVGVSDACIATNPSDMAVAMRALDAVVETVRADGATRAIPIAEFHRLPGDTPHVETTLEKGELITAVTLPKPAGGTQIYRKVRDRASYAFALVSVAAVVQPDGSGRVAVGGVAHKPWRVEAAEKEMGRGAKAVSDGLFADARPTHDNAFKLTLAQRTLDAVLTEARG
- a CDS encoding flavin reductase; protein product: MDDAADLACAAPIARERYRDAMATVAAAVNVVTTDGPAGRAGFTATAVCSVTDAPPTLLVCVKRDSSVGEAFQANGALCVNTLAPEHVALSNLFGGRTSAEERFAAATWSTGASGAPTLEGALASFDCLISRVVEVGTHAVLFCEVVGVRLGDSSEGLIYVGRRYDAVAAVRDR
- a CDS encoding NtaA/DmoA family FMN-dependent monooxygenase (This protein belongs to a clade of FMN-dependent monooxygenases, within a broader family of flavin-dependent oxidoreductases, the luciferase-like monooxygenase (LMM) family, some of whose members use coenzyme F420 rather than FMN.) encodes the protein MADKRFHLGWFMNFTPDEWREPFGQGGRPWDGQFYVEMARSLERACFDYIMIEDKLMVPQTYGGSAKASLNHGMMVPKHDPAPLAVAMGMATRRLGVIATMSTMAYPPFLMARLCSTIDSLTNGRFGWNVVTSAEDLMAKNFGMDRLPPRDQRYEMADEYMEVMGKLFESWDPDAVVLDRDAGIYADETKVRPIDFEGKYYKVRGPLNTVPSPQGRPIYVQAGASPKGRDFAATHADSIVSVASGVEEMRKFREDIRARAERFGRDPDSIKVMFCVTPTLGETDAEARAKHERMLNSPHFIVDTLASLSAITEIDFAQYDLDKPLPEKLVTNGESGTLDKFQQWGGGKTLKELVVAGGGGLVSSVELVGTPDTVADRMGEVMADVGGDGFLITTPVLRVSRRFITEVTDGLVPALQKRGLARTAYAHEKLRDNLLDF
- a CDS encoding DUF763 domain-containing protein: MTRRAGSADLPLHGGRVPAWLGQRMTQLGVVITEAIVHHYGRDEFLRRLSHPFWFQSFGSVMGMDWHSSGVTTSVVGALKRGLTPLAGELGLHVCGGRGKQSRLTPGELIAVGARVGFDATALAATSRLIAKVDSAAVQDGFDLYLHSFIVTDDGRWTVVQQGMNGDLRQARRYHWLSEGLTSFIDDPHSAIDGETGGAIVNLADRRAAASRDAQLDLLRTTSPDRIAAEALALEPRAETPVTATDQLTLPHLALPERHEVRAGDVIARRLQGAIAAAAERGPEDFADVLATPGVGARTVRALALVAEVVHGAPCRFSDPARFSFAHGGKDRHPFPVPTRVYDETIRVLKAAVSNARLGRDERLEALARLDRESRRLEAVVEGPSVDDVLRDERSLSHAYGGRSTFGWEPEPADQACAVGSTITGGGPRS
- a CDS encoding SCO family protein, whose amino-acid sequence is MSPRMAFFAGAVVFALGAAGLGVTLVHLTSGGGATATQSSSVGGPFALVDQDGAPVTEAAFKGQPYVVFFGFTHCPDVCPTALSDITQAFEALGGDKDKIRAAFVTVDPARDTPAEMKAYLASFSPRIVGLTGSQEQVDATVKAFKAYAKKAPLAGGDYTMDHTAIVYLMDRNGAFVQPLNLKRAPDEVAAELKRYL
- a CDS encoding TetR/AcrR family transcriptional regulator; translated protein: MTKAPIARGAPSPSGGSSSKTRRRLAPALRTELILDEALRLFAERHYSNVTMRDIAAACGINPALIYHYFESKEDLFRRALGYAIEQLRGGYAAGRATAADPRSEIFSWLDLHVSIAPTVARMTQLMSDHSASSEDRTGAGTLIADFYAFEQGLLEDCVARGISAGQFREVDVVKTARTISLQLDGIFYASSSRRDGRIGSDIADLRELVATLLDVPPAT
- the paoA gene encoding aldehyde dehydrogenase iron-sulfur subunit PaoA → MAPPKELELSRRDVMIAAAATAAAASAPVAAGAQTATAASRAPTMAAVAMTVNGQAKRLDVDTRTTLLDVLRERLEMTGTKKGCDHGQCGACTVIVDGRRMNSCLSLAVMHEGSEITTIEGFGSPDNLHPMQAAFVKHDGYQCGYCTPGQICSAVSVLEEIKAGIPSHVSADLTAAFEPTADEIRERMSGNICRCGAYSNIVDAMTEVAGRRA